In the Chroococcidiopsis sp. SAG 2025 genome, one interval contains:
- the ctaD gene encoding cytochrome c oxidase subunit I codes for MTQLETPKITEVVTHNEPPQAWKWYDYFTFNIDHKVIGIQYLVTAFAFYLIGGLMAIAMRIELYTPDSDILDPNLYNAFMTNHGTLMIFLWIVPAAIGGFGNFLVPLLIGARDMAFPKLNAIAFWLNPPAGALLLGSFCFGGSQSGWTAYPPLSLITANTAQSMWILSIVLVGTSSILGALNFVVTILKMKVPSMKWTQLPLFCWAILATSVLALVSTPVLAAGLVLLLFDINFGTSFFKPDAGGNVVLYQHLFWFYSHPAVYLMILPIFGIMSEVIPVHARKPIFGYKAIAYSSLAICLVGLFVWVHHMFTSGTPAWMRMFFTISTLIVAVPTGVKIFGWVATLWGGKIRFTSTMLFAIGLLSMFVIGGLGGVTLGTAPFDLHVHDTYYVVGHFHYVLFGGSVFGIYAGIYHWFPKITGRMMNETLGRIHFALTFIGTHLTFLPMHQLGLQGMPRRVAMYDPQFAYINHICTFGAIILGISVLPFFINAVWSWLYGSQATDNPWDALTLEWTTSSPPAIENWEVLPVVTHGPYDYGRSGTEVSEIAQTAPI; via the coding sequence ATGACACAGCTAGAAACTCCAAAAATTACAGAAGTCGTTACCCATAACGAACCGCCCCAGGCGTGGAAATGGTACGACTATTTCACCTTCAACATCGATCATAAAGTTATTGGGATTCAATACCTAGTTACAGCTTTTGCGTTTTATCTAATTGGCGGATTAATGGCGATCGCCATGCGGATCGAATTATACACGCCCGATTCAGACATTCTCGATCCGAATCTCTACAACGCTTTCATGACTAACCACGGGACGCTGATGATCTTTTTGTGGATTGTCCCCGCTGCAATTGGCGGATTTGGTAATTTTTTAGTGCCGTTGCTAATTGGGGCGCGAGATATGGCGTTCCCCAAGTTAAACGCGATCGCTTTTTGGCTCAATCCTCCCGCTGGCGCGTTGTTATTGGGAAGTTTCTGCTTCGGCGGTTCCCAAAGCGGTTGGACTGCTTACCCGCCCTTGAGTTTAATTACGGCAAATACTGCCCAGTCAATGTGGATTCTCAGCATCGTGTTGGTCGGGACTTCTTCGATCCTGGGAGCGTTAAACTTTGTCGTCACAATTTTAAAAATGAAAGTTCCCAGTATGAAATGGACTCAATTACCACTATTCTGCTGGGCAATCTTAGCCACATCAGTGTTAGCCCTAGTTTCTACACCAGTACTGGCGGCGGGATTGGTGCTGTTGTTATTTGATATCAACTTCGGCACTTCTTTCTTTAAACCGGATGCGGGGGGAAATGTGGTGCTTTACCAACATTTGTTCTGGTTTTATTCCCACCCAGCAGTATATTTAATGATTTTACCCATTTTCGGGATTATGTCCGAGGTGATTCCGGTTCACGCCCGCAAGCCAATTTTTGGTTATAAAGCGATCGCCTATTCTAGCTTGGCGATTTGCCTTGTGGGTCTATTTGTCTGGGTACACCACATGTTTACCAGCGGTACGCCAGCTTGGATGCGGATGTTCTTTACAATTTCTACCCTGATTGTTGCCGTCCCTACAGGAGTAAAGATTTTTGGTTGGGTGGCTACGCTTTGGGGTGGCAAAATCCGCTTTACCAGCACCATGCTGTTTGCTATTGGCTTGCTATCGATGTTTGTCATTGGCGGGCTGGGCGGCGTGACATTGGGTACGGCTCCTTTCGATCTACACGTCCACGATACATATTATGTCGTCGGTCACTTCCACTACGTCTTGTTTGGCGGTTCAGTATTCGGCATCTATGCCGGAATTTATCATTGGTTTCCCAAAATCACCGGACGGATGATGAATGAAACCTTGGGACGAATTCATTTTGCCCTCACCTTTATCGGTACTCATCTTACCTTCCTACCGATGCATCAACTTGGTTTGCAGGGAATGCCGCGACGAGTTGCCATGTACGATCCTCAGTTTGCCTACATCAATCATATTTGTACTTTTGGCGCGATTATTTTAGGAATATCTGTACTGCCGTTCTTCATTAACGCCGTCTGGAGCTGGCTGTATGGCTCTCAAGCAACAGATAACCCTTGGGATGCCCTGACTTTGGAATGGACGACCAGTTCCCCACCCGCGATTGAAAACTGGGAAGTTCTGCCTGTAGTGACTCATGGTCCCTACGACTATGGCAGAAGTGGGACTGAAGTGAGCGAAATAGCTCAAACTGCGCCGATTTAA
- a CDS encoding helix-turn-helix domain-containing protein, with the protein MPAPLRIVLTESEDRTLSELRVAKTVAQRTRDRAQMLRLNAQGWVVPAIAEIFECQEQTVRETIRRWQQQGLGGLWDASGRGAKAKWQEADMAYLEQCLEQEARTYNSQQLAQKLEQERQVNLSADRIRRILKKRALVGSGLDTRNGADKILSTKHSSKPT; encoded by the coding sequence ATGCCTGCTCCTTTACGTATCGTTTTGACAGAGTCAGAAGACCGGACGTTGAGTGAACTTCGGGTTGCCAAAACCGTTGCTCAACGTACCCGAGATCGAGCACAAATGCTTCGACTCAATGCTCAAGGATGGGTAGTGCCAGCGATTGCCGAAATTTTTGAGTGCCAAGAGCAGACAGTGCGCGAAACCATCCGCCGTTGGCAGCAGCAAGGGTTAGGTGGATTATGGGATGCTAGTGGACGAGGAGCTAAAGCCAAATGGCAAGAAGCAGACATGGCCTACCTAGAACAATGCCTAGAGCAAGAAGCCAGAACCTATAATAGTCAACAGCTAGCCCAGAAGCTAGAGCAAGAACGACAGGTAAACCTAAGTGCTGACCGGATTCGCCGCATTCTAAAAAAAAGGGCTTTAGTTGGAAGCGGACTCGACACTCGCAACGGGGCAGACAAGATCCTGAGTACAAAGCACTCAAGCAAGCCGACTTAG
- the coxB gene encoding cytochrome c oxidase subunit II has product MKQIPISILTLIAGIVVTIISLWVGQDNTLLPEQASAQAPLVDDFFNVMVVIGTALFLVVQGAIIISIVQFRRRRGDNGDGQPIEGNFPLEILWTIIPGIIVIGLGIYSVDVYTEMGGIDAIAHHAVAPEMTAQRNPNPIGIGSTPTKEGKPPDVVVNVSGMQYAWLFNYPNSSITAGELHVPIGQDVLLNISANDVIHSFWVPQFRLKQDAIPGQATQLRFVATKTGTYPIVCTELCGGYHGSMRSSVVHTPEEFDRWLEENRTVAVNS; this is encoded by the coding sequence ATGAAACAAATTCCAATTTCTATCTTGACTCTGATTGCTGGCATCGTAGTTACCATAATTAGTTTATGGGTAGGTCAAGACAATACTCTGCTACCAGAACAAGCTTCTGCACAAGCGCCATTGGTAGACGATTTCTTTAACGTCATGGTAGTAATTGGCACTGCTTTGTTTTTGGTAGTACAGGGAGCAATTATAATTTCAATCGTTCAATTTCGTCGCCGTCGCGGAGATAACGGTGACGGACAGCCAATTGAAGGTAACTTTCCCCTAGAAATTTTGTGGACGATAATACCAGGAATTATTGTCATTGGACTGGGAATTTACAGTGTAGATGTTTATACCGAAATGGGGGGAATTGATGCGATTGCCCATCACGCAGTTGCGCCCGAAATGACAGCACAACGCAATCCTAACCCGATTGGGATTGGCTCTACACCTACAAAAGAAGGCAAACCGCCAGATGTAGTCGTCAATGTCAGTGGAATGCAATATGCTTGGCTGTTTAACTATCCCAATAGCAGTATTACTGCTGGCGAACTGCACGTCCCCATCGGTCAAGACGTATTGCTCAACATCTCCGCCAATGATGTAATCCACTCGTTTTGGGTTCCCCAGTTTCGGCTAAAGCAAGATGCAATTCCAGGTCAAGCGACACAATTGCGATTCGTTGCCACAAAAACTGGAACGTACCCAATAGTTTGCACCGAACTTTGTGGCGGCTATCACGGCAGTATGCGTTCTTCCGTAGTCCATACACCAGAAGAATTCGATCGCTGGCTGGAAGAAAATCGCACCGTTGCAGTAAATTCATAG
- a CDS encoding transposase, producing MTFHRLYLFFLPQYSSHMNLIEAQWHQLKTHEIAGRIFDNEYDLANAMIEGMENRSQQGGWTLERFMFKSA from the coding sequence TTGACATTTCATAGGCTATATCTCTTTTTTCTCCCCCAATACAGTTCACATATGAATCTGATTGAAGCGCAGTGGCATCAACTCAAAACCCATGAAATAGCCGGAAGGATTTTTGATAACGAGTATGATTTAGCGAATGCCATGATTGAGGGCATGGAGAATCGAAGTCAACAAGGGGGATGGACACTGGAACGTTTTATGTTTAAATCTGCCTAG
- a CDS encoding S8 family peptidase — protein MKKFILLCLFIGGLWFALSSFQGLAAKGEYQSIVLDFRENVPNTEIEAKLNAIAQQYKVKPRLNSEFSAADNVYVVEGDRQTLTSLRNSKIAKYTEYIEPNYIYRAYEVPNDPQYGQQWNMRSISIESAWDETKGSGVTVAVIDTGISQVPDLKNTKFVEGYDFVNDKVAADDDNGHGTHVAGTVAQSTNNNYGVAGVAYEATLMPLKVLSAGGTGTTSDIAEAIRFAADNGAGVINMSLGGGGESEMMKEAIAYAHQKGVVVVAAAGNANSNAAEYPARYPHVIGVSAIDSAGEKAPYSNFGAGIDLSAPGGSSSGKIVQETIDPDTEEPVFAGFQGTSMASPHVAGVAALVKAAGIQDPDEIESILQKSARVVQDDGLNYYGAGHLDASAAVKLAVRGQITFKDFFRWLRDNGYLNPRFWIDGGAVALLPKVLMVLGSYLLAWFLRVYFPFTWSWSLSWGLVTGSSGLFFLKGFYIFDLPQWPFRLLGSSIPELGSAIQGYSELNPFFASVVIPFVLIVLLLGNPSWKKFAVGTALGVASCLLISAFIAPDLGWLGSGAIARTFLIGNALACYGIAWLAMKGEGQIA, from the coding sequence ATGAAAAAGTTTATTTTACTGTGTTTGTTTATTGGCGGGCTGTGGTTTGCTCTGTCAAGCTTTCAAGGGTTGGCAGCTAAAGGCGAATATCAGTCCATTGTGCTAGATTTTCGGGAAAATGTGCCAAATACGGAGATCGAAGCTAAATTAAACGCGATCGCGCAGCAATACAAAGTCAAGCCTCGGCTCAATAGTGAGTTTTCCGCAGCAGATAATGTATATGTCGTGGAAGGCGATCGCCAGACTCTTACTAGCCTGAGAAACTCCAAAATCGCTAAATATACCGAATATATCGAACCTAACTACATTTACCGTGCCTATGAGGTTCCCAACGACCCCCAATACGGTCAGCAATGGAACATGCGTAGTATTAGCATTGAGTCGGCATGGGATGAAACCAAAGGTAGCGGCGTAACCGTTGCTGTGATTGACACGGGCATTAGTCAAGTTCCAGACCTGAAAAATACCAAATTCGTCGAAGGCTACGACTTTGTAAATGATAAAGTTGCAGCAGATGACGACAACGGGCATGGGACTCACGTAGCAGGTACGGTAGCGCAATCAACCAACAACAATTATGGTGTCGCAGGTGTGGCTTATGAAGCCACGCTCATGCCCCTGAAAGTCTTAAGTGCAGGTGGTACGGGTACGACCTCCGATATTGCCGAAGCCATCCGCTTTGCTGCTGACAACGGCGCAGGCGTAATTAATATGAGCTTAGGTGGTGGTGGTGAAAGCGAAATGATGAAAGAAGCGATCGCCTATGCCCATCAAAAAGGTGTCGTAGTCGTCGCCGCTGCTGGCAATGCCAATAGCAACGCTGCCGAGTACCCCGCCCGCTATCCTCACGTAATTGGAGTTTCGGCGATCGATTCAGCAGGAGAAAAAGCCCCCTACTCTAACTTTGGTGCAGGAATCGATCTTTCTGCTCCTGGTGGCAGTAGTTCCGGCAAAATCGTCCAAGAAACTATCGATCCAGATACGGAAGAACCAGTATTTGCCGGATTCCAAGGAACCAGCATGGCATCTCCCCACGTTGCCGGAGTCGCCGCCTTAGTTAAAGCTGCTGGGATACAAGACCCAGATGAAATAGAAAGCATTCTGCAAAAGTCCGCCAGAGTCGTGCAAGATGACGGACTCAACTACTACGGTGCGGGACATTTAGATGCATCCGCCGCCGTGAAACTTGCCGTGCGCGGACAAATTACCTTCAAAGACTTCTTCCGCTGGCTGCGGGATAACGGCTACCTCAACCCCCGTTTCTGGATTGATGGTGGTGCAGTGGCGTTATTACCTAAAGTCCTGATGGTACTCGGTTCTTACCTCTTGGCTTGGTTCTTGCGGGTTTACTTCCCCTTTACCTGGAGTTGGTCGCTGTCATGGGGGTTAGTTACAGGCAGTTCGGGTTTATTCTTCCTCAAAGGCTTTTATATCTTCGACCTACCTCAATGGCCCTTCCGCTTGCTGGGCAGTTCCATTCCCGAACTCGGTAGCGCCATTCAGGGATACTCTGAGTTAAACCCCTTCTTTGCCAGCGTAGTGATTCCCTTCGTGTTAATCGTGTTACTGCTGGGAAATCCGAGTTGGAAGAAATTTGCTGTCGGTACGGCTTTAGGTGTCGCTAGCTGCTTGTTAATCAGTGCCTTTATCGCACCCGATCTAGGCTGGTTGGGAAGTGGGGCGATCGCTCGGACTTTTCTGATTGGTAATGCTTTAGCCTGTTATGGGATCGCTTGGTTGGCAATGAAAGGTGAAGGGCAAATAGCGTAA
- a CDS encoding cupin has protein sequence MKHRDFLVTGDGRYQVCKPSREWDLLREPYRLHRFLTEVEDVLERATDENQCLPQLRLLVRRLIVNSYWIHVHHPEPCPRSGNSTIILYDEIGYPLTVQTTTLTSGTVSPIHNHGTWGIVAVLQGEEKNTFWKRSPTAGFLNRIARVSEMTLLPGDIISFTPDAIHCVEALGEEPTITFSIYGETHHSRRYQFDPLTCTAKNF, from the coding sequence ATGAAACACCGAGATTTTTTAGTCACAGGAGATGGGCGCTATCAGGTCTGCAAACCATCTAGAGAATGGGACTTGCTGAGAGAACCCTATCGGTTGCACCGCTTCTTGACAGAAGTGGAAGACGTGTTAGAGCGAGCCACTGACGAAAATCAATGCCTGCCTCAACTCCGTCTACTAGTGCGGCGACTGATTGTCAATTCCTACTGGATACACGTTCACCATCCAGAACCCTGCCCTCGATCCGGAAATTCAACCATAATCTTGTATGACGAAATAGGCTATCCGTTAACAGTGCAAACAACTACCCTGACATCTGGTACGGTATCGCCGATTCACAACCACGGGACATGGGGAATCGTGGCAGTACTCCAGGGTGAGGAAAAAAACACATTTTGGAAACGCTCTCCTACTGCGGGGTTTCTGAACAGAATCGCACGAGTCAGCGAGATGACTTTGCTTCCAGGCGACATCATTAGTTTTACACCCGATGCCATTCATTGTGTTGAGGCATTAGGAGAGGAACCAACAATTACTTTCAGCATCTACGGCGAGACGCATCATTCCCGACGATATCAGTTCGATCCTCTCACCTGCACGGCTAAGAATTTTTAG
- a CDS encoding DUF5818 domain-containing protein: MSINVTGTIERRDIGTGAWALVTDDGTTYEIPRGTAKELLKDGQKVKVAGEVKEDVMSLAMIGPVLEVKSFEIV; encoded by the coding sequence ATGAGTATTAATGTTACAGGGACGATCGAGCGGCGCGATATTGGTACTGGGGCTTGGGCTTTGGTTACAGATGACGGCACGACATATGAGATTCCTAGAGGGACTGCAAAGGAATTACTGAAGGACGGACAAAAAGTGAAAGTTGCTGGAGAGGTAAAAGAAGATGTGATGAGCCTAGCGATGATCGGTCCCGTCTTAGAGGTAAAATCGTTTGAAATTGTCTGA
- a CDS encoding IS4 family transposase codes for MEQAIAKTKVCEQRKRSLPAQLVICLVIAMSLWSRDSMRDVLKNLIDGLSEAWVKVGKYWRVFCKSAITQARQRLSPRVMSQLFHQLVRPMASTDTKGAFLNGLRIVVIDRTCFDLPDSDENARVFGRPSSRPGTQAAFPKLRLVILVEAGTHLIFDALMCPYRIGERVRALRLLRSVSSGMLLMWDRGLHSYAMVQATVTTGSDYLGRIPANVKFLCEEPLADGSYLSWIYPPAKFRSKACQPIQVRVIEYTIGNTDNPEEQLRYRLITSLLELEKFPAQLLAIEYHQRWEVENTIDELKVHLSGRKTHIRSQKPREVVQEVYGWLLGHWAVRLLMFQAAKSAGITPLRLSFTGTLRVIRRAIPKFQRLQSQELPFF; via the coding sequence ATCGAGCAAGCGATCGCTAAAACTAAAGTTTGTGAACAACGTAAACGCTCGTTACCAGCACAATTGGTAATTTGTTTGGTAATTGCGATGAGTCTGTGGTCACGAGATTCGATGAGAGATGTGCTGAAAAACTTAATTGATGGGCTGAGCGAAGCATGGGTGAAAGTGGGGAAATACTGGCGAGTTTTTTGTAAATCAGCAATAACGCAAGCCCGACAACGATTAAGTCCAAGGGTGATGAGTCAATTGTTCCATCAACTGGTGCGACCAATGGCTAGCACCGATACCAAAGGAGCATTTCTCAATGGATTGCGAATTGTGGTAATTGATCGGACTTGCTTCGATCTGCCAGACAGCGATGAAAATGCGAGAGTTTTTGGTCGTCCGAGCAGCCGTCCTGGCACACAAGCCGCATTTCCCAAACTGCGATTAGTCATTTTGGTAGAAGCAGGAACACATTTAATCTTTGATGCATTGATGTGTCCATATCGAATAGGAGAACGAGTGCGGGCATTAAGATTATTACGCTCCGTGAGTTCAGGGATGTTGTTGATGTGGGACAGAGGGTTACATTCTTATGCAATGGTGCAAGCAACTGTCACAACTGGTAGCGATTATTTAGGAAGAATTCCCGCAAATGTCAAGTTTTTGTGCGAAGAACCACTGGCGGATGGTTCTTATCTGAGTTGGATTTATCCACCTGCTAAATTCCGCTCAAAAGCTTGCCAGCCCATACAAGTCCGAGTGATTGAATACACAATTGGTAATACCGACAACCCAGAGGAACAACTAAGATATCGCTTAATTACCAGCTTATTGGAATTGGAGAAATTTCCGGCTCAACTACTGGCGATTGAATATCATCAACGCTGGGAAGTAGAAAATACTATTGATGAACTCAAAGTACATTTATCAGGACGAAAAACTCATATTCGCTCTCAAAAACCGCGTGAAGTTGTGCAGGAAGTTTACGGGTGGTTGTTAGGACACTGGGCTGTGCGGTTATTGATGTTTCAAGCTGCAAAGAGCGCGGGTATCACTCCTTTGCGTCTGAGTTTCACTGGGACATTGCGAGTTATTCGTCGTGCTATCCCGAAATTTCAACGCTTGCAATCACAAGAACTCCCCTTTTTTTAA
- the istB gene encoding IS21-like element helper ATPase IstB, with amino-acid sequence MSPNNSQITAIETLGFLLKTLKLPHMNNHWQELERQALAGGWSHAQFLLALCESEATQRYQARVQRALKDAHLPPGKAFSNFDFSHCPSLNQPSIMQLAQDRTWLKRGENLLLFGPSGVGKTHLAAAVGRSLVELGARVKFLGATTAVQLLQAAKANLQLQSALLKLDKYDLLILDDISYVKKSEVETSVLFELIAHRYELKSLMITANHPFSAWDEIFTDSTMTVAAVDRLVHHAVILEILAPSFRQQAALQRSSSTDQKQPK; translated from the coding sequence ATGTCCCCCAACAACAGCCAAATAACAGCCATCGAGACTCTGGGCTTCCTACTCAAAACACTCAAACTGCCCCACATGAACAACCATTGGCAAGAGTTGGAGCGTCAGGCTCTGGCTGGGGGCTGGTCACACGCTCAATTCTTGCTAGCACTGTGCGAATCCGAGGCAACACAACGTTATCAAGCGCGAGTGCAACGCGCCCTCAAAGATGCCCACCTGCCACCAGGAAAAGCTTTTTCCAACTTTGACTTCAGCCATTGCCCCAGCTTAAATCAGCCTAGCATCATGCAACTGGCTCAGGACAGAACTTGGTTGAAGCGGGGTGAGAATCTGCTGCTGTTCGGTCCTTCTGGAGTCGGGAAAACTCACTTAGCTGCTGCTGTCGGTCGCAGTTTGGTAGAACTGGGTGCACGAGTCAAGTTTCTGGGTGCCACCACAGCCGTGCAACTGCTACAAGCGGCGAAAGCCAACTTACAACTGCAATCAGCTTTACTCAAGCTCGATAAGTACGATCTGCTGATTCTTGATGACATTAGCTATGTCAAAAAGTCGGAAGTGGAAACATCAGTGTTGTTTGAGTTAATTGCTCACCGCTACGAACTCAAAAGCTTGATGATTACTGCCAATCACCCTTTCAGTGCTTGGGATGAAATTTTTACCGACTCTACTATGACCGTTGCTGCTGTAGATCGCTTGGTACATCATGCTGTCATTCTCGAAATCCTTGCACCCAGTTTTCGTCAACAAGCGGCTCTACAACGCTCTTCTTCTACTGACCAAAAGCAACCAAAATAA
- a CDS encoding heme-copper oxidase subunit III, translated as MQDSSFNTSEIAFDSATLQEVVVSHEEHPDFRVFGLLTFLVSESLMFGGFFATYLILRGAAAVWPPEGTEVELLVPTINTIILVSSSFVIHLGDTAIKKNNVAGMRLWYAITALMGAIFLAGQVYEYLTLGYGLTTNIFANCFYLMTGFHGLHVFVGLLLILGVLWRSRRSGHYSATKHTGIEMAEIYWHFVDIIWIVLFTLLYVLTLF; from the coding sequence ATGCAGGATTCATCTTTTAACACATCAGAAATAGCATTTGATTCAGCCACTCTACAGGAGGTGGTTGTCTCCCACGAAGAACATCCAGATTTTCGGGTGTTTGGGCTGTTGACGTTTCTAGTTTCCGAATCTCTCATGTTTGGCGGTTTTTTTGCCACTTACCTAATTCTGCGCGGTGCTGCCGCAGTTTGGCCCCCCGAAGGTACGGAAGTCGAGCTACTCGTACCCACCATTAACACGATTATCCTAGTCTCTAGTAGTTTTGTCATCCACTTGGGCGATACAGCGATTAAGAAGAATAATGTCGCTGGAATGCGTTTGTGGTATGCCATCACTGCTCTAATGGGCGCGATTTTCCTGGCAGGTCAGGTATACGAATATTTGACATTGGGATATGGATTAACCACTAACATATTTGCCAACTGTTTTTACTTAATGACTGGCTTTCACGGTTTGCACGTATTCGTAGGCTTGTTGTTGATTTTGGGTGTGTTGTGGCGATCGCGTCGTTCCGGTCATTACTCTGCTACCAAGCACACTGGAATTGAAATGGCAGAGATCTACTGGCACTTTGTAGACATCATCTGGATCGTCTTATTTACGCTGTTGTACGTCCTGACCTTATTCTAA
- the modA gene encoding molybdate ABC transporter substrate-binding protein — MKRKTFFAFICGVAIAIILTTILNRINPSPAIAQANTNLLISAAASLQDALKEAQPLFQKTQPKIEVNYNFGASGALQRQIEQGAPADIFFSAATKQMNALQDKNLILPDTRRNLLTNRLVLVVSSNSDLKIDNFEQLTDTNIKRIAVGEFRSVPVGQYSEELFKKLEILSQVKPKLVFGNNVRNVLAAVESGNADAGIVYTTDAKLSDKVRIVATAAENLHSPIVYPIAIISSSKNPDAAKEYIQFLTDKQARSVFEKYGFGIVKAS; from the coding sequence ATGAAAAGAAAAACTTTTTTTGCCTTTATTTGTGGAGTGGCGATCGCAATCATTTTGACAACAATTTTAAATAGGATTAATCCATCTCCCGCGATCGCACAAGCAAATACAAACTTACTTATATCTGCTGCTGCTAGCCTCCAAGATGCCTTAAAAGAAGCCCAACCACTTTTTCAAAAAACTCAGCCGAAGATCGAAGTCAATTATAACTTTGGTGCTTCTGGTGCATTACAACGACAAATAGAACAAGGTGCGCCAGCAGATATCTTTTTTTCTGCTGCGACAAAGCAAATGAATGCCTTGCAGGATAAAAATTTGATTCTTCCCGATACCCGCCGCAACCTCCTAACTAATCGCCTTGTCTTGGTTGTATCGAGTAATTCCGATCTGAAGATCGATAACTTCGAGCAATTAACAGATACTAACATAAAACGAATTGCTGTAGGCGAATTTCGCAGCGTCCCAGTCGGACAATATTCCGAGGAACTATTTAAGAAATTAGAAATTTTATCACAAGTTAAACCAAAATTAGTTTTTGGTAATAATGTCCGTAATGTATTAGCTGCTGTAGAAAGTGGCAACGCTGATGCTGGTATTGTCTACACCACAGATGCTAAGTTATCAGATAAAGTTCGGATAGTGGCTACAGCAGCCGAAAATTTACATTCTCCGATTGTCTATCCCATAGCCATTATCAGTAGCAGTAAAAATCCTGACGCTGCCAAAGAATATATTCAGTTTTTGACTGATAAGCAAGCAAGATCTGTATTTGAGAAATACGGCTTTGGCATAGTTAAAGCATCGTAA